Genomic window (Allostreptomyces psammosilenae):
CAGAACGTCACCGCGGCCGACGGCAGGGCGGCGAAGCCGAGGGCGACCGTGCCGAGGAAGACCGCCACCGAGGTCAGCGCGGCGCGTCCGGTGCTCCGCGCCTGGGCCCGCAGCCGGGCGGCCCGTCCCGGGTCGGCGTCCCGGGCGGCGCGCACCGCGGCGACGACCGCGCAGCAGGCGAGGAAGAACACGAACAGGGCCGGGGTGAGCTTGATGCCGGTGGCCAGTCCGGTGCCGAGGCCGGTGAGCGGATGCCCCGGCCGCCGGGTGAAGTCCCACAGCACCAGCGTGCCGATCAGCAGGTTGACCTGGCCGTAGCCGAGCGTGGTCCACACCGGTTCGACGAATATGGCGGCGGCCGACAGCCCGAGCACCCAGCTGACCGCCCGGACACCCCGCGGGGCCCGCTCGCCGAGCACCAGCCGCAGCGACAGCCACACGAAGGCCGCGAGCAGCGCCGCGTTGGCGGCGTAGGAGGCGATCGCCAGCGTCGTCGGGCCCATCGCGGCCAGCGGGACGAACAGCATCGCCCCGAACGGGGGGTAGGTGGCCGGCAGCCGCAGCGCGGTCGCCCGTACCTCGTACAGCGGCGTGCCGGCCACCAGCGCCTCGCCCTGGGCCTGGTACACCCGGGCGTCGATCAGCGAGGCGCCGGCCAGCTCCCGCACGGTCAGCCCGGCCACGACGGCGAGCAGCAGCAGGAGCGGGAGGAGCCACGGCCGCCCCTGGCGCGGCGGGCGGCCGGCGGCGGTACCGCCCCGCGAGGCAGCGGGGCGGCGGTCGGGATGCGTGCTGGCGGGGGACGCACTCGACGTGCGGTCTGCGTTCACGGTGCGCGGCTCGCGTCTTCCATCTGGCTGCTGGATCGGGGGCGCCGTCCGGTGGGTCCCGGCGGCCGCCGCAGTAACTTTTTCCCATGGACGCCCCCGGTAGCCACTCGGGGGCCGGTTCGGTGAGCCGCCCGGCCGGGGGGATTCGCGGCCGGCCGCCGGGCCCGTGTACAGTGAGTCAGGTCGCCGCGGGCACACACCCAGCGGTTGACATGGGGCTATAGCTCAGCTGGTAGAGCGCTTGCATGGCATGCAAGAGGTCAGGGGTTCAAGTCCCCTTAGCTCCACTCCTTGACTCCCGTGCCCGGGCGGGGCGGAACGCGACGCTCCGTCGCCGACCGGTCGGGTACCCTGGCCCCATGGACGCCGCGCAGCTTCTGCTTCGCCGGCCGCGCTGAACCCGGAATCGGACAACCGACGGGCAGCGCGGCGGCCCCCTCCTGAGCGAGGGGGCTTTGTCGTTTCGTGGAGTCGAGGTCGAGAGAGAGCATGAACGAGCAGAGCGACACGGGCACGCACCGCTACACGGCGGAGCTGGCCGGACGGATCGAGCGGCACTGGCAGGACTACTGGGAGTCCGCGGGCACCTTCGAGGCGCCCAACCCCGCCGGCCCCCTCGGCGAGCCGGACAAGCTGGGCGACCGCCCGAAGGTGTACGCGATGGACATGTTCCCGTACCCCTCGGGGGCGGGCCTGCACGTCGGACACCCGCTCGGCTACATCGCCACCGACGTCTTCAGCCGGTACAAGCGGATGACCGGCCACAACGTCCTGCACACCCTCGGCTACGACGCCTTCGGCCTGCCCGCCGAGCAGTACGCGGTGCAGACCGGCACGCACCCGCGGGTGACCACCGAGGCCAACATCGCCAACATGCGCCGCCAGCTGCGCCGGCTGGGCCTGGGCCACGACTCCCGGCGGTCCGTCGCGACCACCGACCCGGAGTTCTACCGCTGGACGCAGTGGATCTTCCTGCAGATCTTCGACTCCTGGTACGACCCCGAGGCGCAGCGCGCCCGCCCGATCGCCGAGTTGCGCGCCAGCTTCGAGCGCGGTGAGCGGCCGACGCCGGACGGCCGCCCGTGGGCGGAGCTGGGCCGCGCCGAGCAGGAGGACGTGCTGAGCGGCTACCGGCTGGCCTACGCCGACGAGGCGCCGGTCAACTGGTGCCCGGGGCTGGGCACGGTGCTGGCGAACGAGGAGGTCACCGCCGAGGGCCGGTCCGAGCGCGGCAACTTCCCGGTCTTCAAGGCCAACCTGCGGCAGTGGAAGATGCGCATCACGGCCTACGCCGAGCGGCTGCTGCGGGACCTGGACCGGCTGGACTGGCCGGAGGCCATCAAGCTGCAGCAGCGGAACTGGATCGGCCGCTCCGAGGGCGCCCGGGTGGACTTCGCGCTGGACGGCCACCCGGAGCTGGGGCCGGTCACCGTCTTCACCACCCGTCCGGACACCCTGTTCGGCGCCACCTACATGGTGCTGGCCCCGGAGCACCCGCTGGTGGACGGGATCGTGCCGCAGGCGTGGCCGACCGGCCCGGACGGCGCCGAGCCGCCCGCCGCCTGGACCCGCGGCGCCGCCACGCCGGCGGAGGCCGTCGCGGCGTACCGCAAGGCGGTCGGCGGCGAGTCGGACGTGGAGCGGCTGGCGGAGACGCGGGAGAAGACCGGCGTCTTCACCGGCGGGTACGCGATCAACCCGGTCAACGGGGAGCGCATCCCGGTGTTCGTCGCCGACTACGTGCTGATGGGCTACGGCACCGGCGCCATCATGGCCGTGCCCGGCCACGACTCCCGGGACTTCGCCTTCGCGCGCGCCTTCGGCCTGCCGATCCGCTGCGTGGTCGCCCCGCCGGCCGACTCGGGGCTGGGCACCGACCCGGCGGCCTGGGACGACGCCTTCACCGCCAACACCGACGCCACACTGACGGCCTCCACCGGCGAGGGCCTGTCGCTGGACGGGCTGAGCGTGCCGGACGCCAAGAAGGCCGTCATCGGCTGGCTGGAGCAGCGCGGGCTGGGCGAGGGCACCGTCACCTACCGGCTGCGGGACTGGCTGTTCAGCCGGCAGCGGTACTGGGGCGAGCCCTTCCCGATCGTCTACGACGAGGACGGCGTGGCCGTTCCGCTGCCGGACTCCATGCTGCCGGTCGAGCTGCCGGAGATCGACGACTACCGGCCGCGGACCTTCGACCCGGAGGACGCCGACACCAGCCCGGAGACGCCGCTGTCCCGCAACCGGGAGTGGGTGGAGGTCACCCTCGACCTGGGCGACGGGCCGAAGCGCTACCGCCGTGAGACCAACACCATGCCCAACTGGGCCGGCTCGTGCTGGTACGAGCTGCGCTACCTGGACCCGACCAACACCGAGCGGCTGGTCGACCCGGCCGTCGAGGCGTACTGGATGGGGCCGAAGGACGGCACGGACGCCTCCACCGGCGACCCGGGCGGCGTGGACCTGTACGTGGGCGGCTCCGAGCACGCCGTCCTGCACCTGCTGTACGCGCGGTTCTGGCACAAGATCCTGTTCGACCTGGGGCACGTCTCCTCCGCGGAGCCGTTCCACCGGCTGTTCAACCAGGGCATGATCCAGGCTTACGCCTTCACCGACTCCCGGGGCGTGTACGTGCCGGCGGAGGAGGTCGTCGAGCGCGACGGCGGCTGGTTCTGGAACGACGAGCCGGTGCGGCGCGAGTACGGCAAGATGGGCAAGTCGCTGAAGAACTCGGTCACCCCCGACCAGATCTTCGAGGAGTACGGCGCGGACACGCTGCGGCTGTACGAGATGGCGATGGGGCCGCTGGACGTCTCGCGGCCGTGGGACACCCGCGCGGTGGTGGGCTCCTTCCGCTTCCTGCAGCGGCTGTGGCGCACCGTGGTGGACGAGGCCACCGGCGAGGTCGTGGTGGTCGACGAGCCGCTGGACGCGGAGACCGAGCGGCTGCTGCACCGGACGATCGACGGGATGCGCCGCGACATGGAGGGCCTGCGGTTCAACACGGCGATCGCCAAGGCCATCGAGTTCAACAACCACCTCACCAAGCGGGCGGCCGGCGGGCAGGCCACCCCGCGGGAGGCGGCCGAGAAGCTGGTGCTGCTGGTCGCCCCGCTGGCCCCGCACATCGCCGAGGAGCTGTGGCGGCGGCTGGGGCACGAGGGGTCGCTGGCCCACGAGCCGCTGCCGCAGGCCGACCCGGCGCTGCTCCGCGAGGAGACCGTGACCTGCGTGGTGCAGGTGCGCGGCAAGGTGCGGGCGCGCCTGGAGGTGCCGCCGTCCTCCAGCGAGGAGGAACTGCGCGCGCTGGCGCTGGCGGACGAGGGCGTGGTGGCGGCGCTCGGCGGCGCCGAGGTGCGGAAGGTGATCGTCCGGGCGCCCAAGCTGGTGAACATCGTCCCGGCCTGACCGTTCGGCCCGATCGTTCGGCCCGATCGTTCGGCCTGACCGCTCGCCGCCGTCGGTGTGACGCCGTCGGCCCGGCGCGGCCGCTCCCCGTGGGGGGCGCGCCGCGCGGGGCCGGCGGCGTCGGCGCGTTCCGGCGCCTTCCTGCCCGGCCCGGCGTGCGCCCGTGCGGGCCCGCGTGGTTCGGCGGTGATGGCGGGCGCGCGCACTGACGGAACCCCGGGACCCCTCGCTACCGTTGACGGGGAAGGGGGCGCCCGAGCGGAGGAGGCGAACGGTGCCGGAAGTCCAACTCGCCGACGGAGGAGATGCCATCTTGACCGTCTTCGGCATGCTGGCGGTCCTCTTCGTGCTGGTCACCACGCTGTCCGTGTACGCCGCCGTGCGGGTCAAGCGCACCGTCGAGCAGCGGGTGATCCCCCAGGTGCGGCGCACCGCGGAGGACGCCGCCCTCCAGGTGCGCAGCCGGACCCGTCCCGGCCTGGCCGGGCGGATCGCCGCGGCCCGGCTGGCGCTGCGCGGCAGTCTGCAGCAGACCCGGCAGGTGCTGGCCGCCTCGGTCGAGGCCGACCCGCAGCTGCGGGACTCCCTGGCCATGCTGGACGCGCTGGCCGAGCCGGCCGCCGGGCTCGACGCCGAGCTGGGCGCCCTGGAGCGCGAGGTGGACGACGCCCGGACCGGGCAGCGCTTCGAGGCGCTGCGCCCGCAGGTCGAGCAGATCGTGGAGGCGTCCGACGCGCTGCGCCGCGCGGCGCGGGAGCGTCGCTACCGGACGGACGCGCACGACCTGTCCCGGCTGACCGACGCCATCCGCACGGAGACCGAGGCCCTGCGGCACTGGGAGAGCGCGTCCGGTCCGGCCCCCTCCGACGGGGCCGCCTCCGACGCCGGCGCGGGGGAGCCGGCGCGGGAGGAACGGCGGGAGCGGGGTGGCCGCGGCGGCGCGCCGGGAGGGCGGCCTTCGCTCGGCAAGCGTGATCCGGACGCCGGCCGGTGGGGCACGCTCGGCGCCTTCGGCACGGCCTCGCCCGGCGATCCGGCGGCGGAGCCGGAGGCGGATCCCCGCCGCTCCGGGCCGACCCGTCAGGACCGGCCGCGCCCCACGGGGGAGTCCGGCTAGCGGCGGTGACGGGCCGTGGGGCGGACCGGAGCGCCCGGTTCCGCCCGGTGGCCGGCCCCGCCACCCGTGCCGGTTCGGGAGCCTCGCTGTGCCCGC
Coding sequences:
- a CDS encoding glycosyltransferase 87 family protein; amino-acid sequence: MNADRTSSASPASTHPDRRPAASRGGTAAGRPPRQGRPWLLPLLLLLAVVAGLTVRELAGASLIDARVYQAQGEALVAGTPLYEVRATALRLPATYPPFGAMLFVPLAAMGPTTLAIASYAANAALLAAFVWLSLRLVLGERAPRGVRAVSWVLGLSAAAIFVEPVWTTLGYGQVNLLIGTLVLWDFTRRPGHPLTGLGTGLATGIKLTPALFVFFLACCAVVAAVRAARDADPGRAARLRAQARSTGRAALTSVAVFLGTVALGFAALPSAAVTFWTDLMFSADRVGRVEDSQNQSLRGAAARLLHTVEPGISWQVAAVLVAAVGLAAAVALALRSATAPPGAPAPGRPSPLAWAVVACALVGLLVSPVSWTHHWVWCVPLGILLVVEARARRGTAWWALTGVTAVVFLAQPTWRLPHYDHVELSQTPPEMVIGSAYVLLALGMLGLCVRLALRPRRPRAAGSAPAAAPESSATPGATGAPGAADAGGGADPAGRERSRFVSR
- a CDS encoding leucine--tRNA ligase, coding for MNEQSDTGTHRYTAELAGRIERHWQDYWESAGTFEAPNPAGPLGEPDKLGDRPKVYAMDMFPYPSGAGLHVGHPLGYIATDVFSRYKRMTGHNVLHTLGYDAFGLPAEQYAVQTGTHPRVTTEANIANMRRQLRRLGLGHDSRRSVATTDPEFYRWTQWIFLQIFDSWYDPEAQRARPIAELRASFERGERPTPDGRPWAELGRAEQEDVLSGYRLAYADEAPVNWCPGLGTVLANEEVTAEGRSERGNFPVFKANLRQWKMRITAYAERLLRDLDRLDWPEAIKLQQRNWIGRSEGARVDFALDGHPELGPVTVFTTRPDTLFGATYMVLAPEHPLVDGIVPQAWPTGPDGAEPPAAWTRGAATPAEAVAAYRKAVGGESDVERLAETREKTGVFTGGYAINPVNGERIPVFVADYVLMGYGTGAIMAVPGHDSRDFAFARAFGLPIRCVVAPPADSGLGTDPAAWDDAFTANTDATLTASTGEGLSLDGLSVPDAKKAVIGWLEQRGLGEGTVTYRLRDWLFSRQRYWGEPFPIVYDEDGVAVPLPDSMLPVELPEIDDYRPRTFDPEDADTSPETPLSRNREWVEVTLDLGDGPKRYRRETNTMPNWAGSCWYELRYLDPTNTERLVDPAVEAYWMGPKDGTDASTGDPGGVDLYVGGSEHAVLHLLYARFWHKILFDLGHVSSAEPFHRLFNQGMIQAYAFTDSRGVYVPAEEVVERDGGWFWNDEPVRREYGKMGKSLKNSVTPDQIFEEYGADTLRLYEMAMGPLDVSRPWDTRAVVGSFRFLQRLWRTVVDEATGEVVVVDEPLDAETERLLHRTIDGMRRDMEGLRFNTAIAKAIEFNNHLTKRAAGGQATPREAAEKLVLLVAPLAPHIAEELWRRLGHEGSLAHEPLPQADPALLREETVTCVVQVRGKVRARLEVPPSSSEEELRALALADEGVVAALGGAEVRKVIVRAPKLVNIVPA